The sequence ATTCCAGATCTCCGGGTTCTATGCGTTCCTCAAAGTAAATGCACAGCTGTGACAGAATTTTACTCCAGTCCCTGTCCCTGCCGGTCCACTTTTCAGTGATGTCCATCGTCGCAAGATAAAGGAGCTTGAGAAGGGCGTCGTCTGAGGGGAAGATCGTACGTGTTTTTGTCACTTTCCTGAGCTGCCGGTTGTAGTTCTCGATCTGGTTTGTCGTATAGATCATCCGGCGCAGCTCATAGGGATACTTGAAATAAGCGGATAACTGAGGCCAGTTGTTCCGCCAGCTCGCTACCGAAGACGGGTATTTCGAGCCCCACTTCTCTTCAAGTCTGTCAAGCCCTTCCTCGGCCTGCTCCAGTG is a genomic window of Synergistes jonesii containing:
- a CDS encoding transposase; translated protein: LEQAEEGLDRLEEKWGSKYPSSVASWRNNWPQLSAYFKYPYELRRMIYTTNQIENYNRQLRKVTKTRTIFPSDDALLKLLYLATMDITEKWTGRDRDWSKILSQLCIYFEERIEPGDLE